In Candidatus Margulisiibacteriota bacterium, one genomic interval encodes:
- a CDS encoding flagellar biosynthetic protein FliO — MNLSIFYFINIFVVLLLIFALIYAGSFVLNYIPGRKRKNSRLKLVEYLPLQPQIGVYIVSLDGDEYLVSVSNRSIQQLVKIEKKDFAGELKKKQDTKQ, encoded by the coding sequence ATGAACTTGAGTATTTTTTATTTTATTAATATATTTGTTGTACTGCTGCTTATATTCGCCCTGATTTATGCAGGTTCCTTCGTTTTGAACTATATTCCGGGACGAAAAAGAAAGAACAGCAGGCTCAAACTTGTAGAGTATCTTCCCTTACAACCACAGATCGGGGTATATATAGTTTCTTTGGATGGCGATGAATATCTGGTTTCAGTGAGCAACAGGTCAATTCAGCAACTCGTCAAAATCGAAAAAAAAGATTTTGCCGGAGAACTGAAAAAGAAACAAGACACAAAGCAATGA
- the fliP gene encoding flagellar type III secretion system pore protein FliP (The bacterial flagellar biogenesis protein FliP forms a type III secretion system (T3SS)-type pore required for flagellar assembly.) codes for MILAAPVMNLDYNTLLTGTPIQFSNSISLIIFLSLLSVIPFFLISVTSFLRITVVLGMLRSAMGTQQSPPNMVIISLALFMTIFIMAPVWQDIKVNALDPFNKGKITQEQALVKTIEPIRQFMFKQVSEKDLALFSEFAKLDLKKIKSRDDIPTYVLIPAFMISELKKAFMISFVIFLPFVLIDLLVSNILLSLGMMMLSPVMISLPFKILFFVLVDGFNLIVKGLMESYSR; via the coding sequence ATGATACTCGCCGCTCCCGTAATGAACCTGGATTATAATACTTTACTCACAGGAACGCCGATACAGTTCAGCAATTCCATTTCTCTGATAATTTTTTTGTCATTACTTTCGGTTATTCCTTTTTTTCTGATCTCTGTTACTTCATTTTTGCGCATTACTGTAGTTTTGGGTATGCTGCGCAGCGCAATGGGTACACAGCAGTCGCCTCCGAATATGGTAATTATTTCGTTGGCCTTATTTATGACTATATTTATTATGGCCCCTGTCTGGCAGGATATTAAAGTAAATGCGCTTGATCCTTTTAATAAAGGCAAGATTACACAGGAACAGGCGCTGGTTAAAACCATAGAACCGATCAGACAGTTTATGTTTAAACAGGTCAGCGAGAAAGACCTGGCCCTGTTTTCGGAATTTGCCAAACTTGATCTTAAAAAAATTAAATCCCGTGATGATATTCCTACTTATGTTTTAATACCTGCCTTTATGATCAGCGAACTGAAAAAAGCTTTTATGATTTCCTTTGTAATTTTTTTGCCGTTCGTACTTATCGATTTGCTGGTGTCCAACATTTTGCTCTCTCTGGGCATGATGATGCTTTCACCGGTTATGATCTCGCTGCCATTCAAAATACTTTTCTTTGTTTTGGTGGACGGTTTTAACCTCATTGTTAAGGGGCTGATGGAAAGTTATTCTCGCTAG
- the fliQ gene encoding flagellar biosynthesis protein FliQ gives MTIGIATDYLRQGINLLLLLVLPSVGAGLAVGLLISLFQAVTQIQEQTLTFVPKMIVVFIVISITFPWMASSIISWTTSLWSNIPKF, from the coding sequence ATGACAATAGGTATAGCTACAGATTATCTGCGTCAGGGTATAAATTTACTGCTTCTTCTGGTCTTGCCATCTGTAGGTGCCGGCTTGGCTGTGGGTCTGCTGATCTCATTGTTTCAGGCAGTTACTCAAATTCAGGAACAGACGCTTACCTTTGTACCCAAAATGATAGTGGTTTTCATTGTCATTTCCATTACTTTTCCCTGGATGGCATCAAGTATAATATCCTGGACTACTTCTCTGTGGTCTAATATTCCCAAGTTTTAG
- the fliR gene encoding flagellar biosynthetic protein FliR, which produces MILNISKILFMLLMTARIFGLFLSVPVLSDRSIPQMIKLVLALWIGLLLGMATPMPSDIPQIPLVFVIALVNELFVGFLTGFICRIIFVGIEMAGAMMDMQMGLSVAATFDPANGGQVTIMERIMFTLATFLVLATNTHHLFLVSIYESFKVIPVAHFVEYQGILQQLGSLASKLFMTALDLSIPLLIIIFLLDFSLGLLARLAPQVNVFFLGFQIKPMLGLWIFVFIIPVLANDISNIFNETMVEIYKFFSNVKV; this is translated from the coding sequence ATGATTCTTAACATTTCCAAAATTCTTTTCATGCTGCTGATGACAGCCAGAATTTTCGGTTTGTTCCTCAGTGTCCCGGTACTCAGCGACAGGTCCATACCTCAAATGATAAAACTGGTGCTGGCCTTGTGGATAGGACTTTTGTTGGGTATGGCCACCCCTATGCCGAGCGATATACCTCAAATACCGCTGGTCTTTGTAATAGCTCTGGTAAATGAGCTTTTTGTGGGGTTCCTAACCGGTTTTATTTGTCGTATTATTTTTGTAGGGATAGAAATGGCCGGTGCCATGATGGACATGCAGATGGGGCTAAGCGTGGCTGCCACCTTTGACCCGGCAAACGGAGGTCAGGTTACCATTATGGAACGTATTATGTTTACTCTGGCTACTTTTCTGGTGTTGGCAACCAATACACACCATCTGTTTCTGGTATCTATTTATGAAAGTTTCAAGGTCATACCCGTGGCACATTTTGTCGAATATCAGGGAATTTTGCAACAGTTGGGAAGCTTGGCTTCCAAGCTGTTTATGACTGCCCTGGATTTGTCCATACCATTGCTGATCATTATTTTTTTACTGGATTTTTCCCTTGGTCTTCTGGCCAGGTTGGCACCGCAGGTTAATGTTTTTTTCCTTGGGTTTCAGATAAAACCCATGCTCGGATTATGGATATTTGTTTTTATTATTCCGGTTTTGGCTAATGACATCAGCAACATTTTTAACGAGACTATGGTGGAAATTTATAAATTTTTTTCCAATGTAAAGGTGTAG
- the flhB gene encoding flagellar biosynthesis protein FlhB: MGDQGDKTEEPTPHKLREAAKKGQVVKSREITTAFLFFASYYVLAWSLPYMWKSVTNFFLLTFSMISHDIEFAQVLRILKELLTVMLLTLLPLMLTNVIIAIIVESLQSGFNMSMEPLMPKLNKLNPLEGFKRIFSLKGLVELAKSIAKMGIIFYIMYKALLPVLPVLLRAGALPILAAIALTGDIAMKVAIRVGMFYAFIAILDYFWQRQQFMKQMRMTKQEVKDEYKKLEGDPMVKQRQRDMARSLSSGRRGGGVAGADAVVTNPTHIAVALKYDSDVMQAPQVVAKGKLLIAEEIKRIADENNILITENKELAWALFNAVEVGQEITPELYTEVAGILAIVYEIRNKRKKAA; the protein is encoded by the coding sequence ATGGGCGATCAGGGCGACAAAACAGAAGAACCCACGCCGCACAAGCTCAGGGAGGCGGCCAAAAAAGGGCAGGTTGTAAAAAGCAGGGAAATCACGACTGCTTTTCTGTTTTTTGCTTCTTACTATGTGCTGGCCTGGAGCCTACCCTATATGTGGAAAAGCGTGACCAATTTTTTTCTGTTAACCTTTTCTATGATTTCTCATGATATCGAATTTGCGCAGGTACTCAGAATTTTAAAGGAACTTCTAACAGTCATGCTTTTAACCTTGCTACCTTTAATGCTTACCAATGTGATCATAGCTATAATCGTGGAGTCATTACAATCCGGCTTCAATATGTCTATGGAACCGCTAATGCCGAAACTGAACAAATTGAATCCTTTGGAAGGGTTTAAACGAATATTTTCTTTAAAAGGTTTGGTAGAACTTGCCAAATCTATAGCCAAGATGGGCATTATATTTTACATCATGTATAAAGCCTTACTGCCTGTGTTGCCTGTCCTGTTACGTGCCGGCGCACTGCCTATACTGGCCGCTATTGCCTTGACCGGTGATATCGCCATGAAAGTAGCTATACGTGTTGGTATGTTTTACGCTTTTATCGCCATTCTTGATTACTTTTGGCAACGTCAGCAGTTTATGAAACAAATGCGCATGACCAAGCAGGAAGTAAAGGATGAATATAAAAAACTGGAAGGCGATCCCATGGTCAAGCAGCGGCAAAGAGATATGGCCAGATCATTATCGTCAGGACGCAGAGGTGGTGGGGTGGCCGGAGCTGACGCTGTTGTTACTAACCCTACACATATAGCTGTGGCCCTTAAATATGATAGCGATGTGATGCAGGCACCTCAGGTAGTAGCCAAGGGAAAACTTCTTATTGCCGAAGAAATCAAACGAATTGCCGACGAGAACAATATTCTTATTACGGAAAACAAGGAGCTGGCCTGGGCCCTTTTTAACGCTGTGGAAGTAGGGCAGGAAATAACTCCGGAACTTTATACTGAGGTAGCCGGTATCCTGGCTATTGTATACGAGATCAGGAATAAAAGAAAAAAGGCGGCGTGA
- a CDS encoding ComEA family DNA-binding protein, translating into MLYNLFKNKSFQISVLLVIFSIAGLMIYERGKDKANELSLPKPVSKIEPAATNNITVHIEGAVKNPGVYIISPDMHTYELVLLAGGILPEASLKKVNLAKILIDGDKIMIAAEKQKNSKSAAKVAAVREKLNMVNINYANKEQLMSLPGVGEKTASDIIALRQKNGIFKEINDLLVIKGMGKSKLEKIKKYLYL; encoded by the coding sequence GTGTTATATAATTTATTTAAAAACAAGTCATTTCAGATATCTGTTTTGCTGGTTATTTTTTCCATTGCGGGTTTAATGATTTACGAAAGAGGCAAAGACAAGGCCAATGAACTTTCGTTGCCCAAACCTGTAAGCAAGATTGAACCGGCTGCTACAAATAATATTACGGTACATATCGAAGGCGCTGTTAAAAATCCGGGAGTTTATATAATTTCACCCGACATGCATACCTATGAACTGGTTTTACTGGCCGGTGGAATTTTACCCGAGGCCTCCTTAAAAAAAGTTAATTTGGCCAAAATATTGATCGACGGAGATAAAATAATGATTGCCGCTGAAAAACAAAAAAACTCTAAATCAGCGGCCAAAGTTGCAGCTGTTAGGGAAAAGTTAAATATGGTAAATATCAATTACGCCAACAAAGAACAGTTGATGAGCCTCCCGGGTGTAGGAGAAAAAACAGCATCGGATATTATCGCCCTCAGACAGAAAAACGGAATTTTTAAAGAAATAAATGATTTGTTAGTCATCAAAGGTATGGGCAAAAGCAAACTGGAAAAAATTAAAAAGTATTTGTATCTCTAA